The DNA window TGTTATTCTGTCTCAACCATTGCTTTCTCTCTGTATTCCTTTTGTTCTGGTAATGACTCCATCTCGTTGATCTTTGATGTCTATGGAATCTGTCCTCTTCCTCTACCACGTGGGctagggatcaagctcaggtctcCAGACTTACACAGAAAGAGCCTTCTTTCACTGAGCTCCTGGGTTTTACAGCTCATTTTCCACTTCTGTTTTTCCCATTTGGTTCTTCCCTATACTTTTTATGTCTTTGCAGAGACCTTCTTGACAATTTTAAGTGTGCCTGAAATCACTTGTTGaagctttctgttgttattgttaagGCTGCTTATAAATGGGTTTTAGATAACTCCAACATTGCCTTCAGCATAGATAGACTCTCTCTCCTTCGGTTTGAGATATTTTTTGTTCTTGGTAGAGTGACTTTCAATGAAAACCTAGATAATTTGTCCAGTTAAAAGACTAGTTGGGggactgggaaaatggctcagcagttaagatcaccagctgttcttctagaggttcaattcccagcaactacctggtggctcacaaccacctataatgggatctgacgctctcttctgctGTGCATTAAGAcagcacactcatatacatgaatctaaaaccaaacaaacaaaaaaagagtcggGCCTTATTTGAAATGTCCTTTGTATCTGACTTTCTCTGATGTTAGCCAAGGAAATAAATTGTGTCACTGTCTCATACTGAGCAGCAGGAGCAAAAATCTCCTTCCTCATTGCCAACTGAAGGGGGCAGAGGTACTCCTCCTTAATACTGGGTCAGGGTGGGAGCCTTGGGCCTCCGCTACACTCTTAACAGAGAGTGCTGCAGACTGGGAGAAATAGgagacacccccccaccccccgcgcgCGCCCTCCCATGCAGCAAGATGGATAGGTGGCTACTGTGCTCAGGAAGGACCAAAGTCCAAAGGACCAAATATGGCGGGAGGAGGCAGCTGGTAAGGAGACACCAAGCTGTGGGGGTGACAATGGGGCatgtattaaaattaataatagtaAGAGACACGGCATTATATTACCGAAGATTAGATTCTGGGTTACTTCGCTGAACACCTGCACGGATGGTTTCATCTAATTACCCTTTACACCGTGAGGCTTGCCACAGAAGTATGCGTTACTTCCGATTTTATAGACAAGGAAACGAAGACTGACAGAAAACTCCAGATTCATGTCAAGACTGGTCTGAAACGTCGTAAGCCGTGATCCCAGAATACCTGGATAGCGTGCCGCCATGACTCGAACGTGGACACGGAGAGAGTAATTTTTGGAAATTGAGTGCTTGCATTTCTGAGCAGGCGTCTTCATGAGCATGTTTGAGTGAAGAAATAAGATGTTATAGCAGGTCTGTTTAAGGACAGTAGGTAGAGGGGACCtaagacaggaaggaaagagaacgGAGACAAGGTCCTGATTCCCATGGTATAGACAGAATGGACGCCACACTGACCTCTGTGCAGAACCCCGGTCTGGTTTTGTCTGGTGCTCTTTCAGAGTTACTAACACGACATAACTCCTCTAATGACACCGTCTTTTCCCTTCTGCAGTTCATGCAGATTTCACCataaggctggcaagatggcacagCCAGAGAAGGTGCCCCTCCATGATGTAAGCCTGACAAACTGAGCGAAATCTGAGGAACCCAcggaaagttgtcctttgaccttcacatggTCACGGTAGCAGGTGCCCACCCCACATgataacaatatttttttttaaagtctacatatttttttaagaaaggggtttatttttcaataaaaactgATAGGATAGGATGATTTCTATGGCTGCTTGATTCTTatctttaaaaagtcattttactGAGTCATGCTTAGTCACAAATTCAGAACCTCGTCAAGCTAATTAGATACAATGTGGGTAGACAATGACATCTCATGGCCTCTTCTGAAGAAACGGAAGGGAAATAGGGGGGAAGAGGAAAATGCCAATAGAATCTGGATGCATACAACCAGATAGAAGCATCCCTCTCCAAGAACGGCCAAATATAGGCTAGTGTTTATTTCCCTTCAAGATAAGACCTCATTGTGATCCCAGGttagtcctggagctcactgtatagcccaggctggcctatagTGCTGgtattgcaggtgtgtgccaacTGGGTTTCACTGAGCTCTAAAATGCCTTGACTGTGGTGGGACAGTGCAGACAGTCCTGGTGGGTTATGAACACTTCTTATTGCCACAAGTAGGGGTGTCCAAAGAGCCTCTCAGTCTGGGAGGAACTATGCAGCCATTTaccaaaacaagaaaggaaaagaaggaaaaggcatCTAATCACAGAACATCATTCCACGGATAGAAAAAGGATGGAGGTCTGTGGCAAATGCTACATTAAGGGAGTGTCTATACTATAGGCTTTTAAGTTTAAAACTGCACCACGAGCTCTGGAGAAAGGATTACACTACCAGAGTCTCCATTCTAGTTGCTGAGAGATTCTCCCAGCCCACCTTTGCTTCTTCCCCTGGGAAACTGCTCCAGCTTCACACTCCATATTTCTCCTCTCTCAGGTTGTAGAATAGAAAAAAGAATTACCAAGTCCCATCATAAAACCGTATTTCTAACTGCACGTTCTTCTCTGGCTCCTCTAACTCTGGCCTGATGTGTGCTTCTAGATTCCTTGAGAGACACTGAAATCCCACAAAGTCAAACAGATTTTGTACTTGCCCCCAAGTCTCCCCCCCACACCATCCAAGAGAATCAATGAGCTAATTCATGGGAGGAAAATGCagctattttatatacatttttaaaaatcaatgctCGATTAAAATCGGATTATAAAGCGGAATTGCATGATGGTGTCTCTGTCTGGCTGCCAGGCTGTGCCTTCTTCCTCCTGGGTTCTCAGTAGACTCCACTCTGCAGGTGCACGGACAGCTGGGGCTCTGCTGCCACCTGGTCAAAGCAGCGGTTTATCTTGGAGGACGCGGGACCCTTCTGATACTCCTGGAAGATGGGATCTTTCCCTGAGGTCATCTGCGCTAAcctttgttccttcttcttgatggCTTCCTTGATGCCCTTGATGTGacacttctcctccttctccgcTGTCAGCTTCAAGATATGATGGTTCCTCTCGCGCAGGATGTTCAGCTCCTGCAGGTGCTGCGCCCTGTCCCTGGTGGTCTTGTGCGCATGACTCCTGGCCTGCCTGCTCTTCTGTTCAGCCAGCTCTGCCAGCACCCGCTTGCTCACTTGGAGCAGCTCCTCTGCCTCCTCGGCATGCCATCTCCTTCTCTGGAACTGCTCTGCCTCAGTCTGGGCCTTTGCCTGCTGCTCTCTGTGCCTCTGCTCCTTCACCAGACCCTTTTGGATGTCCTGGtagctctgggagctctgggaactCTGCTCCAGCGACAGCTTCCTGAGGAGTTCCTCCGCCTTGGCCTGGCAGTCCATGAGAACCTTGCGGGCCTGGAAGTTGACAACCGTGCTCAGGTTGCTCTCCTGGAGCTTCTTCGGGCTCTCCATCATCACATGCTCCCTCTTGTGACCCGCTATCTCCAGCCTCTTCTGCAGCTGCAGCCTGTTCAGGTCCCGAACACTCTGCAGCACCCTCTCCTGCTCCCGCAGACTCTGCACTTGGCACTGTTTGAGATGCTCGGCCTGCGCTTGCACCTTGTCCATCTTGGCCAGGCCTCGGATCTCCGGGTTGTCAGCTTGAACCATCCACTCACTCTCGTTCTCTGACCGAACAGCGCTCCTTGCCTGGCGGTCGCGCCGCGGTCCCTGCTGCTTGTAACCCTGGTGAGGCTGCTCATGGCCATGGCCCCTCTGAGGCTTGTGCTGTTCCCTCTGTCCTTGCCATTGCTCCTggctctgcagcagcagcagcttgcgCTCTCTCTCGAGGGTCAAGTGAACTTTCTGGTCTGAGCGCTTCAGCTCTTCCCAGGCGACTGCAGCCTGTTGCTGCAGCTCTCGCATCCTCTGGGCCTTCTTGAGCCTGCTCAGCACCAGGGCCAAGATCTTCTGGTCCCTCAAAGATATAACCGTCTCGTCCAGCTTGCTCTTGAGGACCTGAGCGTGCTGGCTACTCTTCTCtttgcaggaggcagagggacagtCATACTTGTTTAAGGACTCAGTCAGGTCGCGGTTACTCCTATTCTGGGTGGATTGCTTACATAACTCTAGGGAGTGAACAGAGGACTTGTCGGTGAGAACCGAGGAAGGAGACCAGAGACCTACACGTCTGCCCACCGGCACTGCCCACCGGTCTCCAGGGTGTGTGTTTTCTACAAGCAACGTTCCAGCATTCGGGGGACTGAAAGCTTCCCGGATGTACTGCAGGGATGAATCTCCCCGGGCTGCAGGGTAGCGCGGGCTGGGTTGATCCCgtggcggctgctgctgctgccaggtTCTGCTGGACTTGGTTGGTGCCTCCCCGCAGGCTCCTTCCAGGCAGAGGCTGCCGGACCTGTGCTTCCTGGCTCGGTCCGAGGGTCTTCGGGCCACGTATGTCAGGCTGTGGCTTTCTCGTGGCAAGGTCATATACCCACGCCGGCGGGACCGCCCAGTGGGCGAACACTTTGGGTGCACCCAGGGCACCTCGGTCTCGATCTCGGCGCCAGGAGTCTGGGCCCAGGGACTCAGAGACAACTCAGACCAGCCCAGCTGGGCTGCGAACTCCTGCTCTCCAGCTAGCAAGGGTTCCCCGAGCTCCCCATAGGACCGTGGGGAGAAGAGATGGAAACCGGCCATGCTCCCTTCCCGGCTGGCCCAGAGTCTACAGAAGGTCGACGGACCTTCAGGGGGCCACTGCAGACACCCAGCCCACGCTCAGATCCTGTGATCCATGTGGCCTGTGACGCTCCTGCCACTTCACAATGCATCCTGGTGCCATCTGGTCTTTAAAGGCCTCAGTGCACCTGGCCTTTGATGAGCTGGCTGGAAGTCTAGGAAACAAGGGTGGTGTATAGAATCGTGACAGCATCAGTGTTTCCATTAGTGGATTGTGGAAGCTCCAGGCCAAGGGCTCCAACTTAAAGAGTTTAGTGGGAGAGAGGGGCAAAGTGTAGTGTTGAGGAAGGGGGATTTTGCTTGTCCTTTGGAGTCACGtctctatttttatgtttgttctatgtgtgtctgtgaggatgGACATGTAGAAGCCATGACTGGTGTGTGGGCAGCTCAGGACAGCTTGTAGGCGTTGGTTCTTTCTTTACACCATCTGAGTCCCAGGGATCGAATGTAGGCTTTGAGACAAGTGCCCTTACCTGGCTAAGCAGCTCACCAACCTCACTAAGCCTTCTGTGCATGTAAGGTGTGGAAAGGAAACGGTCCCTGAAGCACACTGGTCTGAGCCTTAGCAAGCCCAAGGGATGCTTTCACAGTTACCTTTGTGAACTTTAGAACAGCAACAAGCAATTCTGGTTTTCCTCTAATGTGTAaattacagcttttttttttttttttagaaatcaaAATATGAATTTTGTCTGCACTGTTTTCAAATAGCCCCTCGAAGATTtcatttattggccatttgtctccccccccccaacttttgtgagatccccccccccaccttgccAAAGGGCAAGTGACTGGATCTTCTGCTTTCAGCCCTGTGATGTTGAGCGCATTCCTCCCATGAGCCCAAGTTCTGGAAAGCTGGGCTACTTTGAAGGCGAGGTGAAATGAAGTGTGTGGAACACCTGCCACCAGAATGCAGTCAATAAATGGTGTCCTACTAAGTTCCAGTTAAAGCTTTTAACACTTAACTGTATTTAAAAGTTCTTCTGC is part of the Mus musculus strain C57BL/6J chromosome 1, GRCm38.p6 C57BL/6J genome and encodes:
- the Ccdc185 gene encoding coiled-coil domain-containing protein 185, producing MAGFHLFSPRSYGELGEPLLAGEQEFAAQLGWSELSLSPWAQTPGAEIETEVPWVHPKCSPTGRSRRRGYMTLPRESHSLTYVARRPSDRARKHRSGSLCLEGACGEAPTKSSRTWQQQQPPRDQPSPRYPAARGDSSLQYIREAFSPPNAGTLLVENTHPGDRWAVPVGRRVGLWSPSSVLTDKSSVHSLELCKQSTQNRSNRDLTESLNKYDCPSASCKEKSSQHAQVLKSKLDETVISLRDQKILALVLSRLKKAQRMRELQQQAAVAWEELKRSDQKVHLTLERERKLLLLQSQEQWQGQREQHKPQRGHGHEQPHQGYKQQGPRRDRQARSAVRSENESEWMVQADNPEIRGLAKMDKVQAQAEHLKQCQVQSLREQERVLQSVRDLNRLQLQKRLEIAGHKREHVMMESPKKLQESNLSTVVNFQARKVLMDCQAKAEELLRKLSLEQSSQSSQSYQDIQKGLVKEQRHREQQAKAQTEAEQFQRRRWHAEEAEELLQVSKRVLAELAEQKSRQARSHAHKTTRDRAQHLQELNILRERNHHILKLTAEKEEKCHIKGIKEAIKKKEQRLAQMTSGKDPIFQEYQKGPASSKINRCFDQVAAEPQLSVHLQSGVY